A genomic region of Sciurus carolinensis chromosome 7, mSciCar1.2, whole genome shotgun sequence contains the following coding sequences:
- the Acat2 gene encoding acetyl-CoA acetyltransferase, cytosolic, with protein MSACSDPVVIVSAARTIIGSFNGALSTVPVQDLGSAVIKEVLKRATVAPEEVSEVILGHVLTAGCGQNPARQASVGAGIPYCVPAWSCQMVCGSGLKAVCLAAQSIGVGDSSIVVAGGMESMSKAPHLVHLRTGVRIGEMPLTDSILCDGLTDAFHNYHMGITAENVAKKWQVSREDQDKVAVLSQNRTESAQKAGHFDKEIVPVFVSSRKGLTEVKTDEFPRHGSNLEAMSKLKPYFVTDGTGTITPANASGINDGAAAVVLMKKSEADSRGLTPLAQIVSWSQVGVEPSIMGTGPIPAIKQAVAKAGWSLEDVDLFEINEAFAAVSAAIAKELGLKPEKVNIEGGAIALGHPLGASGCRILVTLLHTLERTGGTRGVAALCVGGGMGIAMCIQRG; from the exons GCTCAGCTGTCATCAAAGAAGTCCTGAAAAGGGCCACAGTGGCTCCGGAAGAGGTTTCCGAAGTTATATTGGGACACGTTTTGACAGCAG GTTGTGGGCAAAATCCTGCTCGACAAGCCAGTGTGGGTGCAGGGATTCCATACTGTGTTCCAGCGTGGAGCTGTCAGATGGTCTGTGGGTCAGGCCTAAAAGCTGTGTGTCTTGCAGCTCAGTCCATAGGGGTCGGTGACTCCAGCATTGTGGTTGCAGGCGGCATGGAAAGTATGAGCAAG gctCCTCATTTGGTTCACTTAAGAACAGGAGTGAGAATTGGTGAGATGCCACTGACTGACAGTATACTCTGTGATGGTCTTACAGACGCATTTCACAACTATCACATGGGTATTACAG CTGAAAATGTAGCCAAAAAATGGCAAGTGAGTAGAGAAGATCAGGACAAGGTTGCAGTTCTTTCCCAGAACAGGACAGAGAGTGCACAGAAAGCCGGCCATTTTGACAAAGAGATTGTACCAGTTTTTGTATCTTCTAGAAAAG GTCTCACTGAGGTTAAAACAGATGAGTTTCCTCGTCACGGGAGTAACCTTGAAGCCATGTCCAAGCTAAAGCCGTATTTTGTTACTGATGGAACAGGAACCATCACCCCAGCTAACGCTTCAG GAATAAATGACGGCGCAGCAGCAGTGGTTCTTATGAAGAAGTCAGAAGCTGACAGTCGTGGGCTTACACCTTTAGCACAAATTGTTTCTTGGTCACAAGTAGGTGTGGAGCCTTCCATCATGGGAACAGGACCAATTCCAGCCATAAAGCAAGCT gttGCAAAAGCAGGCTGGTCCCTAGAAGATGTTGATCTATTTGAAATCAATGAAGCCTTCGCAGCTGTCTCTGCTGCAATAGCTAAAGAACTTGGATTAAAGCCAGAGAAG GTCAACATTGAAGGAGGGGCCATTGCCTTGGGCCACCCTCTTGGAGCATCTGGCTGTCGAATTCTTGTGACCCTGTTACACACACTGGAGAGAACTGGTGGAACTCGTGGTGTTGCTGCCCTGTGTGTGGGAGGTGGCATGGGAATAGCAATGTGTATTCAGAGAGGATGA